GTATTGCTACATGCCGAGCAAGAAAACCAAAATATGAAAATGTCGAATTTTTCTCGTCTTTTAAATCAGCACTTGATGAAGGATACCGACCTTGCAAAATATGTAAACCCACTGAAAATTCAAATCAAGCACCGGAAGAGGTAATTAAAGCTATTGAATTAATGAATAAAGAACCTAAAACAAAAATAACGGATTATGAATTGAGACTGAATAACTTAAGCCCAGAAATTATTCGTCGATGGTTCAAAAAACATTATGGAATTACGTTTCATGCTTATCAGCGAATGTTTCGAATTAACAATGCTTTTCAGGAAATTAAATCGGGAAAAAATATCATCAATACCGCATTTGATACAGGTTATAATTCATTAAGCGGTTTTGGTTATACGTATAAAAAAATCATGAAAAAATCACCCTCAACCAATCTACAGCATGACGTTATTTTAATTGATCGCTTAACCACTCCCTTAGGCCCAATGTTTATTTGTGCAACCAAGCAAGGTATTTGTTTATTAGAATTTGTCGATAGACGAATGCTTGAAACCGAATTCAAACAATTACAAACCCAACTTAACATGAAGATTATTTTTGGAGAAAACGAACACATAAAACAAGCCAAAATTGAGATTTCCGAATATTTCCAAGGGATCAGAACTCATTTCACTGTAGCATTACACACGCCAGGAACAACCTTCCAACAAACTGTTTGGGAATGTTTAAAACAAATTCCCTATGGTGAACTGACAACTTACAAACAGCAAGCGCAAAAAATGAATAATCCATTGGCAATTAGAGCTGTAGCCAATGCTAATGGTAATAATCGTGTAGCAATTATCATTCCATGCCATCGAGTAATTGGCTCTACGGGTGAACTGATTGGCTATGGAGGAGGGTTAGAAAGAAAAAAATGGTTAATAGAACATGAAAAATCACACTCACACAATCAAACTGAGTAAAACAGAAAATTGAAAATATTTAACCCAATTACTAGAGCGATCTAATGCCTATAACCAATGCCATGAACCGTTTTAATTAAAATGGGTATTGTTGGGTTAATTTCTATTTGTTTTCTCAGTTTTGAAATATGTTGGTCAAGCGTCCGACTGCTAGGTAAAAAATCATATCCCCATGCATAATCGAAAAGCATATCACGAGTAACAACCTGATTTTTATGTTGATATAAACATTCCAATATTTTAATTTCTCTTAATGTTAACTCGATAATTTGGTCATTTCGTTTTGCATATAATTCAGTAGGATAAATTTTTAAATCACCAAATTCAAAATAATCACCTTGAGTGAGATTTGGATTTTTTGCTTTCAAATAACGTCTTGCAATGGCTTTAATTCTTACTCTTAATTCATGAATTCCAAAAGGTTTATTCATATAATCATCTGCACCAAGCTCAAAACCCACTACACGATCAATTTCCTCATCTTTTGCAGATAGAAATAGAATAGGTACATCTTCATTCAATTTACGAACTTCACGACAAACAGAATAACCATCTAGCTCAGGCATCATAATATCCAAAATAATAAAATCTGGTTGTTGTTGTTTAAATAGTTTAAGTGCCACTTTACCATTACAAGCTTTAATGATTGTATACCCTTCCTTTTCTAAAAGATCTGACATGCCATTCAAGATATGTTTATCATCCTCAGCAATTAATATTTTCATTTTTCTACTCCATTAAAATAAGTGAAAACGCAATACCAGGTTTTTGATTTACAACTTTAATTTCGCCTTGCAATTGCTTGGCTAATTGGTTGGCAATAGTTAATCCTATCCCTGTGCCAGAAACACCTTCAGTAATAGATGAACTGACTCGATAGAAGGGTTTAAAAATCTGTTTTAACAAATGAGTGGCAACACCTTCACCATAATCACGAACGGTTATTACAACCTGTTTCCCCGATCTACACAATGACAAATCAACTTGTTTACCCTTAGACGCATATTTTTCAGCATTACTCAAAAAATTATTAAGAATTTGCATAACACTATCGGCATCAGTATTTACAATACAATCATTTTCAAGATTTATTAAATTAAGTTGTAACGATTTAGCCGCTAGTATAGGTTTAAATGTAAGATAGACTTGCTTAAGAAGTGCCGTTAAATTAACAGGTTTTATATTTAAATTATTGGATTTATTAAAAGTCAAAACATTCTGAATAAGTCGAGTTAATCGTTTACTTTCTGCACTTATTACCTGCAAATAATCTGGAATGGGAACAGCTTCATCTTCTAAATATTCGCTTAACATTTCAGAATACAAGGTGATGTTGGTTAAAGGTGTTTTAAATTCATGAGAAACTTGTCCAACAAAAGTAACTTGCTGTTTTGCCAAACGCAAAGTACGTGTGTATTCTCGATAACCATAAAAGACAAATCCAAATAAAACGAGAATAAATAGTGCTATCCCCCCTATTCCTAATATATATAAATTTACTAAATTAGGTGAAGAATAATAATAAGTTAAATTCCAATTTTGTAATGGGTATTTTAGTGACTCAGTGATTTCATTCTCGAATGTTTTACCGTTGCTATAAATCTGTTTATCACTATTAATAAGTTTAAAGTTATCATCCAATGACTGATTATCGAGTAAATTAATGATGTCAAATGTAAGTTTAATTGTTGAAAGTTCAAAACCAATAATATCATCTGACACTTTAAACCAGTATATAAGATGATCATAATTTTGATACCAACCAGAGTTAGGTTGAAATTGTTCATCATAATCTTTTAGATTCAATATAAGAGAATTGTCTAAAGCAATTGATTCAACCAACTTATGCCATTGAGAATCATTAAAATCACTTAAAAATAAAATTTTATTTTTATTTATGATAAAAATATTCTTAATATCTGTTTCCACTTCTAATAAATGTTCAGCTTCATCATGGTTATTATCAATTTGTGATGACAAACTACTAAGATAAGATAGGCGTTGATTTAACAACGATTCAATCAATAAATTGATATTATTAATACGGCTTTTAGCGAGTAAAGTTTCATTATTCTCGCGCAATAAAACTTCATGCTCTACACTTCGCCAACCTAAATAACTTATAAATATCATTAATATCAATAAAGATAAAATCGTTGTTAATTTTTTCATAACTATTTTTTAATTACATTACTTTTTGACTTAAATTGTTTTTCAGTTATTATTTTACGAGAGACAGATTCGTCCTCATTTAGTACTGCTTCAGCCATAATATTATTATTTTCAATTTGACTATCTAATCTTGCTTTTAATGCAGCTGATTTCATTGAGCCTGAAAGTTCTTCAAGTCTACTCTTATTGTCCATAAGCATTTTTTCGGCGGCTTGTTGATTACCTTGATCATAAAGCTCTAATGCTTTATCATTCGCAATTGTCACCTTCTGAATCTCTGACTCAGCTAAAACATCTTGGATTATTGAATCCTGAACTAACTTTTGATTATCAGTGTACGCGACGTTAACAGATTGAGTTTCGTGTTCAGGTTTATTTACCAATAAATTATCATATTGCAAATCAATTTGAGCTAAAGTTTTGCTTTGACCTACTTTACCTTTATCGGGTATAACTTCTAACAATACATATTTTTCTTGATTTGAAAACAATTGATTCATTCTAACAGTAACTTGATTATCTTTAATCACACCATCTCGACCAAGCAAACGGACAGGTTTAACGCCATTTTTCAATTGAATAGTAATCACAACGTCTTGAGCAATAGCTGACATAAGATCAGTAAACTCGTGCACAAACACATTTTCGAGATCTGCAGAATTATTTACAAAAACATGATTTCCATCACTATAACTTGCGATTGATGACATTAATAATTCATTATAATCAGAGCCAATTCCCAATGTGGTAATAGCGATATTCTTTTTTGCCGCAATAATAGCCAACTGAGAAAGTTCATCTACTGAACTTGGACCAATATTTGCTTGACCGTCAGATAACAAAATAATACGATTAACTTTATCTTTGGTCAGTTGATTTTCAACTTGTTTAATTCCTTTACTCAAACCAGCAAATAGAGCTGTTCCTCCACCTGCATAAATATTTTCATTAATAAGTCCAATGATTCTCAGTTTATTATCTACTTTGGTTGCTGGAACAATCACTTTTGCTTCAGAATCATAGGCAACAATAGATAATGTATCATTTTTATTCAACATATTAACCGCCAAAATAGCAGCCTCTCTTGCTTTTTCGATTCGCTGTCCTGACATTGAACCAGATTTATCAATAACAATAGCTAAATTAATCGGAACACGTTTTTTGGAATCAATATTTTGACCAGATAATGAGACTTTTAAGTAATTTGTTTCTGGAGTGCCTTCCAAAATAATTGGTGATGACAATTCTGAACGAACTTGGATTTGTTTATTTATTTGGGCATGACCAAATAAGCTGCACACTGAAAGTCCTAGCAGAGCAAAGATTTTGATAATTTTCATTGAATTCTCCTTCCATATAAAGTTTATTCAATTATTCATCATTTGCAAAATATATTGTCTAAATAATGTATTTAATTGTAAAAAGTTGTAAAAAGCCAATTAAACAATGCATAAATGAAGATCAGTAATTGAATTCAAACTAGCCTATTTCGTTATTTTACGGTGTGTTAACTGTTTGTTTATTGCCACTGTAAAGAGCATAGGTATATAATAAAAAATTAGACGCTCTTAAAGAAAATAGTTAGAGAATATTTGATATGACTCAATTGCAAGAAAAACTTGAACTTATTAAAAATAGCATTATTACTATCCCCAATTATCCTAAACAAGGGATCCTTTTTCGAGATATCACCAGTTTACTTGAAGACCCTATTGCATTTAAAACTTCTGTCGAGCTTTTAATTGATCATTATAAAGATAAAAAAATTGATAAAGTTGTCGGAACCGAGGCGCGTGGTTTCATCTTTGCAGCGCCTTTAGCATTAGCATTGGGTATCGGTTTTGTACCAGTAAGAAAACCTAATAAGTTGCCACGTCAGGTTTTTAAAGAAGAATATCAACTAGAATACGGCACTGATACATTAGAAATGCATTGCGATGCTATAAAACCTAATGAACGAGTATTGATCATTGATGATTTACTTGCGACAGGTGGAACTGTTGCTGCTACTGCTAAATTAATTCAAAAAGCGGGAGCAATAGCCGAAGATGCAGCATTTGTAATCAATTTACCAGATTTACATGGTAAAACTAAATTAACCAATATGGGAATTAATTGTTATACATTGGTCGATTTTAGCGGTGAATAACCTATAAAGCCTTTATAATAGCTAAAAATCAAATTTTAAGGGTAATGTTTATTACCCTTTTTTATAAAAAATAATCAGCCTCTATTTTTCTTTCATTTAAGTTTCATCCATCAAACAGATTTTCCATTTGAATAAAAAAACACAAAAATTGCATAAAAAGTCAAATTAACTCTTGATAAAGTTATTGCTGTGAATTATTATTCAAAAACAAAGCATAATTATTTAATTAAAAAAGGATTTAAAACTGATGAAAAAATTTAATCATATTATTGCAAGAACACCAGCTAAATCACTTATCGATGGTTTAACATCGGCTAACTTGGGTAAACCCGATTATCAAAAAGCATTAGACCAACACAATAACTATATTCGAGCTTTGCAACAATGTGATGTTGATATCACTATTTTACCAGCTGATGAACGTTTTCCTGATTCGGTATTTGTTGAAGATCCTGTTTTATGTACCCCACATTGCGCCATCATCACTAGACCTGGCGCCGAAAGTCGTCGTGGTGAAACCGAAATTATTAGTGAAACTATTGAAAGATTTTATCCCAATAAAGTAGAAAAAATTTCCGCACCAGGGACTGTTGAAGCTGGCGATATAATGATGGTTAATAATCACTATTATATTGGTTTATCAGCACGAACTAATCAAGCGGGTGCAGATCAAATGATTGCTATATTAGAAAAATATGGTTTATCAGGATCTGTGGTTAGTTTAGAAAAAGTACTACATTTAAAAACTGGTCTTGCCTATTTAGAACATGACAATTTGTTAGCTGCAGGTGAATTTATTACTAAACCTGAATTTCAACATCTTAATATTATTGAAATTCCTGAACATGAAAGCTATGCCGCTAACTGTATTTGGGTGAATGAACGAGTTATTATGCCTGCTGGCTATCCAATTACCAAAGCTAAAATCGAAGCACTGGGTTATCAAATAATTGAAGTTGATACATCGGAATACCGTAAAATTGACGGTGGTGTAAGTTGTATGTCTTTGAGATTTTAATCATAAAAAAGTTAATTATCTAAACAACTAAATAAGAAAACGATATGAATACACCAGTAAGAAAAAAGCTTGGCATACTTCCTC
The sequence above is drawn from the Gilliamella apicola genome and encodes:
- a CDS encoding bifunctional transcriptional activator/DNA repair enzyme AdaA — protein: MLITDTKQKETYYLALLDRNQSYVGIFYVGVKTTSIFCIATCRARKPKYENVEFFSSFKSALDEGYRPCKICKPTENSNQAPEEVIKAIELMNKEPKTKITDYELRLNNLSPEIIRRWFKKHYGITFHAYQRMFRINNAFQEIKSGKNIINTAFDTGYNSLSGFGYTYKKIMKKSPSTNLQHDVILIDRLTTPLGPMFICATKQGICLLEFVDRRMLETEFKQLQTQLNMKIIFGENEHIKQAKIEISEYFQGIRTHFTVALHTPGTTFQQTVWECLKQIPYGELTTYKQQAQKMNNPLAIRAVANANGNNRVAIIIPCHRVIGSTGELIGYGGGLERKKWLIEHEKSHSHNQTE
- a CDS encoding response regulator transcription factor, with amino-acid sequence MKILIAEDDKHILNGMSDLLEKEGYTIIKACNGKVALKLFKQQQPDFIILDIMMPELDGYSVCREVRKLNEDVPILFLSAKDEEIDRVVGFELGADDYMNKPFGIHELRVRIKAIARRYLKAKNPNLTQGDYFEFGDLKIYPTELYAKRNDQIIELTLREIKILECLYQHKNQVVTRDMLFDYAWGYDFLPSSRTLDQHISKLRKQIEINPTIPILIKTVHGIGYRH
- a CDS encoding sensor histidine kinase; amino-acid sequence: MKKLTTILSLLILMIFISYLGWRSVEHEVLLRENNETLLAKSRINNINLLIESLLNQRLSYLSSLSSQIDNNHDEAEHLLEVETDIKNIFIINKNKILFLSDFNDSQWHKLVESIALDNSLILNLKDYDEQFQPNSGWYQNYDHLIYWFKVSDDIIGFELSTIKLTFDIINLLDNQSLDDNFKLINSDKQIYSNGKTFENEITESLKYPLQNWNLTYYYSSPNLVNLYILGIGGIALFILVLFGFVFYGYREYTRTLRLAKQQVTFVGQVSHEFKTPLTNITLYSEMLSEYLEDEAVPIPDYLQVISAESKRLTRLIQNVLTFNKSNNLNIKPVNLTALLKQVYLTFKPILAAKSLQLNLINLENDCIVNTDADSVMQILNNFLSNAEKYASKGKQVDLSLCRSGKQVVITVRDYGEGVATHLLKQIFKPFYRVSSSITEGVSGTGIGLTIANQLAKQLQGEIKVVNQKPGIAFSLILME
- a CDS encoding vWA domain-containing protein, translating into MKIIKIFALLGLSVCSLFGHAQINKQIQVRSELSSPIILEGTPETNYLKVSLSGQNIDSKKRVPINLAIVIDKSGSMSGQRIEKAREAAILAVNMLNKNDTLSIVAYDSEAKVIVPATKVDNKLRIIGLINENIYAGGGTALFAGLSKGIKQVENQLTKDKVNRIILLSDGQANIGPSSVDELSQLAIIAAKKNIAITTLGIGSDYNELLMSSIASYSDGNHVFVNNSADLENVFVHEFTDLMSAIAQDVVITIQLKNGVKPVRLLGRDGVIKDNQVTVRMNQLFSNQEKYVLLEVIPDKGKVGQSKTLAQIDLQYDNLLVNKPEHETQSVNVAYTDNQKLVQDSIIQDVLAESEIQKVTIANDKALELYDQGNQQAAEKMLMDNKSRLEELSGSMKSAALKARLDSQIENNNIMAEAVLNEDESVSRKIITEKQFKSKSNVIKK
- the apt gene encoding adenine phosphoribosyltransferase, with product MTQLQEKLELIKNSIITIPNYPKQGILFRDITSLLEDPIAFKTSVELLIDHYKDKKIDKVVGTEARGFIFAAPLALALGIGFVPVRKPNKLPRQVFKEEYQLEYGTDTLEMHCDAIKPNERVLIIDDLLATGGTVAATAKLIQKAGAIAEDAAFVINLPDLHGKTKLTNMGINCYTLVDFSGE
- the ddaH gene encoding dimethylargininase, with product MKKFNHIIARTPAKSLIDGLTSANLGKPDYQKALDQHNNYIRALQQCDVDITILPADERFPDSVFVEDPVLCTPHCAIITRPGAESRRGETEIISETIERFYPNKVEKISAPGTVEAGDIMMVNNHYYIGLSARTNQAGADQMIAILEKYGLSGSVVSLEKVLHLKTGLAYLEHDNLLAAGEFITKPEFQHLNIIEIPEHESYAANCIWVNERVIMPAGYPITKAKIEALGYQIIEVDTSEYRKIDGGVSCMSLRF